In Calonectris borealis chromosome 25, bCalBor7.hap1.2, whole genome shotgun sequence, the following proteins share a genomic window:
- the XKR8 gene encoding XK-related protein 8 — translation MAPRAAPPRFGPRQLVLAAAGAAAAALDVCADGWVAAEYARGGQPGWAALALALLAAASVATQACSWLWLRSDPPALRPDVPPWLLAALHLLQLGFLFRCLHALKVGWKVCWAKAEEEEEQSRMAFLSHDISMLRLFETFLENTPQLTLLLYVILRTNKAEPSQGLGICTAFLCVTWSLLDYHQSLRSFLQDKYELSLGSSIIYFLWNLFLICPRILAVALFALFWPYGVAVHFPLVWLAMFLWVSLQGTDFMESPGPEQLYRAMVAVILYFSWFNVAQGRTLYRSIIYHGFILVDSTLLALSWLWCRSPSDEHSYLVPVVAAALPCYLLGLALRVTYYKWLHPNVRAQEEGGYDEVDANGRSDGLEFRSLSVPDLVNRRMWWLAQTQFPVSRLAGQRFLNGAATVESAV, via the exons ATGGCgccgcgggccgccccgccgcgcttcGGGCCGCGGCAGctggtgctggcggcggcgggggcggcggcggcggcgctggacGTGTGCGCCGACGGGTGGGTGGCGGCGGAGTAcgcgcggggcgggcagcccgGCTGGGCCGCGCTGGCGCTGGCACTGCTGGCCGCCGCCTCGGTGGCCACCCAGGCCTGCAGCTGGCTTTGGCTCCGCTCCGACCCGCCCGCCCTGCGCCCCGACGTGCCCCCATGGCTGCTCGCCGCcctccacctcctgcagctcGGCTTCCTCTTCAG GTGCCTCCACGCTCTGAAGGTGGGCTGGAAGGTGTGCTGGgcaaaggcagaggaggaggaggagcaaagCCGCATGGCCTTCCTCTCCCACGACATCAGCATGCTGCGCCTCTTCGAGACCTTCCTGGAGAACACCCCACAGCTCACCCTGCTCCTCTACGTTATCCTGCGGACCAACAAGGCAGAGCCCTCCCAGG GACTGGGGATCTGCACTGCGTTCCTGTGTGTAACCTGGTCTCTACTGGACTACCACCAGTCCCTGCGCTCCTTCTTGCAGGACAAGTACGAGCTGAGCCTGGGCTCCTCCATCATCTACTTCCTGTGGAACCTCTTCCTCATCTGCCCCCGCATCCTCGCAGTCGCCCTCTTTGCCCTGTTCTGGCCCTACGGCGTGGCTGTCCACTTCCCACTCGTGTGGCTGGCGATGTTCCTCTGGGTCAGCCTGCAGGGCACGGACTTCATGGAGTCGCCTGGCCCCGAGCAGCTCTACCGGGCCATGGTGGCCGTGATCCTCTACTTCAGCTGGTTCAACGTGGCGCAGGGGAGGACGCTGTACCGCAGCATCATCTATCATGGCTTCATCCTGGTGGACAGCACGCTGCTGGCCCTGTCCTGGCTCTGGTGCCGGTCCCCCTCTGACGAGCACTCGTACCTCGTCCCGGTGGTCGCCGCCGCCCTGCCCTGCTACCTGCTGGGGCTGGCGCTGAGAGTCACCTACTACAAGTGGCTGCACCCCAACGTGCGGGCGCAGGAAGAAGGCGGCTACGATGAGGTGGATGCCAATGGGAGGAGTGACGGGCTGGAGTTTCGCTCGCTCTCGGTGCCAGACCTTGTGAACAGGCGGATGTGGTGGCTGGCCCAGACCCAGTTCCCCGTCTCCCGGCTGGCAGGGCAGCGCTTCTTGAATGGGGCTGCTACTGTTGAGTCTGCTGTCTGA
- the EYA3 gene encoding protein phosphatase EYA3 isoform X5, translating into MEEPQDLPEQPVKKAKMQESREQSLSHVSNAEVSDQKPESSSLGSNLPMSSEIMTCTDYIPRSSNDYTSQMYSAKPYAHILSVPVSETMSPYPGQTQYQALQQSQPYTIYPQTTQTYGLPPFGDASTSPSLSRATASKELDEQARKNIPGKNRGKRKADTSSSQDSELERVFLWDLDETIIIFHSLLTGSYAQKYGKDPTLVIGSGLSMEEMIFEVADTHLFFNDLEECDQVHIEDVASDDNGQDLSNYNFSTDGFSGSGSNANHSSSVGVQGGVDWMRKLAFRYRRVREIYDKYKTNVGGLLSPQKREALQRLRTDIEVLTDSWLETALKSLLLIQSRKNCVNILITTTQLVPALAKVLLYGLGEVFPIENIYSATKIGKESCFERIVSRFGKKVTYVVIGDGRDEEVAAKQHNMPFWRITNHADLVSLHQALELDFL; encoded by the exons GTGAAAAAAGCCAAGATGCAGGAATCCAGAGAACAAAGCTTGAG TCATGTGAGCAACGCAGAAGTCAGCGATCAGAAACCTGAATCTTCAAGCCTTGGTTCAAACCTTCCCATGTCCAGTGAGA ttatgacATGCACTGATTATATCCCAAGGTCATCAAATGATTATACCTCACAAATGTATTCTGCAAA gcCATATGCACATATCCTTTCTGTACCTGTATCGGAAACAATGAGCCCTTACCCTGGTCAGACTCAGTACCAAGCACTACAGCAGTCTCAGCCCTACACCATCTACCCCCAGACCACCCAAACCTACGGACTACCTCCTTTCG GAGATGCATCCACAAGTCCTTCATTATCAAGAGCAACAGCAAGCAAAGAGTTAGATGAGCAGGCAAGAAAAAACATCCCTGGGAAGAAcagggggaagaggaaagcagaTACCTCCTCCTCACAGGACAGTGAACTGGAG CGAGTGTTTCTCTGGGACCTGGATGAGACCATCATAATCTTCCATTCACTTCTCACAGGGTCTTATGCTCAAAAATATGGCAAG GATCCAACTCTAGTGATTGGCTCAGGTCTGTCAATGGAGGAGATGATTTTTGAAGTAGCTGATACTCACTTGTTTTTCAATGACTTGGAG gagtgTGACCAGGTACACATAGAAGATGTGGCATCTGATGACAATGGCCAAGATTTAAG CAACTACAATTTCTCCACGGATGGCTTCAGTGGCTCAGGAAGTAACGCAAATCACAGCTCATCAGTTGGTGTCCAGGGTGGAGTGGACTGGATGAGAAAACTGGCCTTCCGCTACCGCAGGGTACGAGAGATCTACGACAAATACAAAACTAATGTTGGAG GGCTTCTTAGCCCGCAGAAGAGGGAAGCTCTGCAGCGACTAAGGACCGATATAGAAGTGCTAACGGATTCCTGGCTGGAAACGGCATTAAAGTCCCTGCTACTCATACAGTCCAG aaaaaactGTGTGAACATCCTGATCACAACCACCCAACTGGTGCCAGCTCTTGCCAAAGTTCTGCTGTATGGATTGGGCGAGGTGTTTCCTATCGAAAATATTTATAGTGCTACAAAAATAG GTAAAGAGAGCTGTTTTGAGAGGATCGTGTCACGATTTGGAAAGAAAGTCACCTATGTGGTGATTGGAGATGGGCGTGACGAAGAGGTTGCAGCTAAGCAG CACAACATGCCTTTCTGGAGGATCACAAATCACGCGGATCTCGTGTCCCTTCACCAAGCCCTCGAGTTAGACTTCCTGTAA
- the EYA3 gene encoding protein phosphatase EYA3 isoform X4, whose protein sequence is MTCTDYIPRSSNDYTSQMYSAKPYAHILSVPVSETMSPYPGQTQYQALQQSQPYTIYPQTTQTYGLPPFGALWPGMKPESGLIQTPSTSQHSVLTCTTGLTTSQPSPAHYSYCIEASTTNASPVSTSSTVVNISTSAVASISQEYPTYTILGQSQYQTCYPSSGFGVVTPADSNTESTALATTTYPTEKPNAMVPTRTVQRHSSGDASTSPSLSRATASKELDEQARKNIPGKNRGKRKADTSSSQDSELERVFLWDLDETIIIFHSLLTGSYAQKYGKDPTLVIGSGLSMEEMIFEVADTHLFFNDLEECDQVHIEDVASDDNGQDLSNYNFSTDGFSGSGSNANHSSSVGVQGGVDWMRKLAFRYRRVREIYDKYKTNVGGLLSPQKREALQRLRTDIEVLTDSWLETALKSLLLIQSRKNCVNILITTTQLVPALAKVLLYGLGEVFPIENIYSATKIGKESCFERIVSRFGKKVTYVVIGDGRDEEVAAKQHNMPFWRITNHADLVSLHQALELDFL, encoded by the exons atgacATGCACTGATTATATCCCAAGGTCATCAAATGATTATACCTCACAAATGTATTCTGCAAA gcCATATGCACATATCCTTTCTGTACCTGTATCGGAAACAATGAGCCCTTACCCTGGTCAGACTCAGTACCAAGCACTACAGCAGTCTCAGCCCTACACCATCTACCCCCAGACCACCCAAACCTACGGACTACCTCCTTTCG GTGCACTGTGGCCAGGTATGAAACCTGAAAGTGGTTTAATTCAGACTCCATCTACAAGTCAGCACAGTGTTCTTACCTGCACTACAGGGTTAACCacaagccagcccagcccagcacatTATTCTTATTGCATTGAAG CATCAACTACCAATGCCAGTCCAGTCTCTACATCCTCAACTGTTGTCAATATTTCCACTTCAGCAGTAGCCAGCATCTCACAG GAATATCCTACGTACACGATCCTTGGCCAAAGTCAGTACCAGACGTGTTACCCGAGTTCTGGCTTTGGAGTTGTCACACCAGCAGACAGCAACACGGAGAGTACTGCATTAGCAACAACTACGTATCCAACCGAAAAACCAAACGCCATGGTGCCTACGCGGACGGTGCAGAGACATTCCTCCG GAGATGCATCCACAAGTCCTTCATTATCAAGAGCAACAGCAAGCAAAGAGTTAGATGAGCAGGCAAGAAAAAACATCCCTGGGAAGAAcagggggaagaggaaagcagaTACCTCCTCCTCACAGGACAGTGAACTGGAG CGAGTGTTTCTCTGGGACCTGGATGAGACCATCATAATCTTCCATTCACTTCTCACAGGGTCTTATGCTCAAAAATATGGCAAG GATCCAACTCTAGTGATTGGCTCAGGTCTGTCAATGGAGGAGATGATTTTTGAAGTAGCTGATACTCACTTGTTTTTCAATGACTTGGAG gagtgTGACCAGGTACACATAGAAGATGTGGCATCTGATGACAATGGCCAAGATTTAAG CAACTACAATTTCTCCACGGATGGCTTCAGTGGCTCAGGAAGTAACGCAAATCACAGCTCATCAGTTGGTGTCCAGGGTGGAGTGGACTGGATGAGAAAACTGGCCTTCCGCTACCGCAGGGTACGAGAGATCTACGACAAATACAAAACTAATGTTGGAG GGCTTCTTAGCCCGCAGAAGAGGGAAGCTCTGCAGCGACTAAGGACCGATATAGAAGTGCTAACGGATTCCTGGCTGGAAACGGCATTAAAGTCCCTGCTACTCATACAGTCCAG aaaaaactGTGTGAACATCCTGATCACAACCACCCAACTGGTGCCAGCTCTTGCCAAAGTTCTGCTGTATGGATTGGGCGAGGTGTTTCCTATCGAAAATATTTATAGTGCTACAAAAATAG GTAAAGAGAGCTGTTTTGAGAGGATCGTGTCACGATTTGGAAAGAAAGTCACCTATGTGGTGATTGGAGATGGGCGTGACGAAGAGGTTGCAGCTAAGCAG CACAACATGCCTTTCTGGAGGATCACAAATCACGCGGATCTCGTGTCCCTTCACCAAGCCCTCGAGTTAGACTTCCTGTAA
- the EYA3 gene encoding protein phosphatase EYA3 isoform X1, with translation MEEPQDLPEQPVKKAKMQESREQSLSHVSNAEVSDQKPESSSLGSNLPMSSEIMTCTDYIPRSSNDYTSQMYSAKPYAHILSVPVSETMSPYPGQTQYQALQQSQPYTIYPQTTQTYGLPPFGALWPGMKPESGLIQTPSTSQHSVLTCTTGLTTSQPSPAHYSYCIEASTTNASPVSTSSTVVNISTSAVASISQEYPTYTILGQSQYQTCYPSSGFGVVTPADSNTESTALATTTYPTEKPNAMVPTRTVQRHSSGDASTSPSLSRATASKELDEQARKNIPGKNRGKRKADTSSSQDSELERVFLWDLDETIIIFHSLLTGSYAQKYGKDPTLVIGSGLSMEEMIFEVADTHLFFNDLEECDQVHIEDVASDDNGQDLSNYNFSTDGFSGSGSNANHSSSVGVQGGVDWMRKLAFRYRRVREIYDKYKTNVGGLLSPQKREALQRLRTDIEVLTDSWLETALKSLLLIQSRKNCVNILITTTQLVPALAKVLLYGLGEVFPIENIYSATKIGKESCFERIVSRFGKKVTYVVIGDGRDEEVAAKQHNMPFWRITNHADLVSLHQALELDFL, from the exons GTGAAAAAAGCCAAGATGCAGGAATCCAGAGAACAAAGCTTGAG TCATGTGAGCAACGCAGAAGTCAGCGATCAGAAACCTGAATCTTCAAGCCTTGGTTCAAACCTTCCCATGTCCAGTGAGA ttatgacATGCACTGATTATATCCCAAGGTCATCAAATGATTATACCTCACAAATGTATTCTGCAAA gcCATATGCACATATCCTTTCTGTACCTGTATCGGAAACAATGAGCCCTTACCCTGGTCAGACTCAGTACCAAGCACTACAGCAGTCTCAGCCCTACACCATCTACCCCCAGACCACCCAAACCTACGGACTACCTCCTTTCG GTGCACTGTGGCCAGGTATGAAACCTGAAAGTGGTTTAATTCAGACTCCATCTACAAGTCAGCACAGTGTTCTTACCTGCACTACAGGGTTAACCacaagccagcccagcccagcacatTATTCTTATTGCATTGAAG CATCAACTACCAATGCCAGTCCAGTCTCTACATCCTCAACTGTTGTCAATATTTCCACTTCAGCAGTAGCCAGCATCTCACAG GAATATCCTACGTACACGATCCTTGGCCAAAGTCAGTACCAGACGTGTTACCCGAGTTCTGGCTTTGGAGTTGTCACACCAGCAGACAGCAACACGGAGAGTACTGCATTAGCAACAACTACGTATCCAACCGAAAAACCAAACGCCATGGTGCCTACGCGGACGGTGCAGAGACATTCCTCCG GAGATGCATCCACAAGTCCTTCATTATCAAGAGCAACAGCAAGCAAAGAGTTAGATGAGCAGGCAAGAAAAAACATCCCTGGGAAGAAcagggggaagaggaaagcagaTACCTCCTCCTCACAGGACAGTGAACTGGAG CGAGTGTTTCTCTGGGACCTGGATGAGACCATCATAATCTTCCATTCACTTCTCACAGGGTCTTATGCTCAAAAATATGGCAAG GATCCAACTCTAGTGATTGGCTCAGGTCTGTCAATGGAGGAGATGATTTTTGAAGTAGCTGATACTCACTTGTTTTTCAATGACTTGGAG gagtgTGACCAGGTACACATAGAAGATGTGGCATCTGATGACAATGGCCAAGATTTAAG CAACTACAATTTCTCCACGGATGGCTTCAGTGGCTCAGGAAGTAACGCAAATCACAGCTCATCAGTTGGTGTCCAGGGTGGAGTGGACTGGATGAGAAAACTGGCCTTCCGCTACCGCAGGGTACGAGAGATCTACGACAAATACAAAACTAATGTTGGAG GGCTTCTTAGCCCGCAGAAGAGGGAAGCTCTGCAGCGACTAAGGACCGATATAGAAGTGCTAACGGATTCCTGGCTGGAAACGGCATTAAAGTCCCTGCTACTCATACAGTCCAG aaaaaactGTGTGAACATCCTGATCACAACCACCCAACTGGTGCCAGCTCTTGCCAAAGTTCTGCTGTATGGATTGGGCGAGGTGTTTCCTATCGAAAATATTTATAGTGCTACAAAAATAG GTAAAGAGAGCTGTTTTGAGAGGATCGTGTCACGATTTGGAAAGAAAGTCACCTATGTGGTGATTGGAGATGGGCGTGACGAAGAGGTTGCAGCTAAGCAG CACAACATGCCTTTCTGGAGGATCACAAATCACGCGGATCTCGTGTCCCTTCACCAAGCCCTCGAGTTAGACTTCCTGTAA
- the EYA3 gene encoding protein phosphatase EYA3 isoform X3 — protein sequence MEEPQDLPEQPVKKAKMQESREQSLSHVSNAEVSDQKPESSSLGSNLPMSSEIMTCTDYIPRSSNDYTSQMYSAKPYAHILSVPVSETMSPYPGQTQYQALQQSQPYTIYPQTTQTYGLPPFASTTNASPVSTSSTVVNISTSAVASISQEYPTYTILGQSQYQTCYPSSGFGVVTPADSNTESTALATTTYPTEKPNAMVPTRTVQRHSSGDASTSPSLSRATASKELDEQARKNIPGKNRGKRKADTSSSQDSELERVFLWDLDETIIIFHSLLTGSYAQKYGKDPTLVIGSGLSMEEMIFEVADTHLFFNDLEECDQVHIEDVASDDNGQDLSNYNFSTDGFSGSGSNANHSSSVGVQGGVDWMRKLAFRYRRVREIYDKYKTNVGGLLSPQKREALQRLRTDIEVLTDSWLETALKSLLLIQSRKNCVNILITTTQLVPALAKVLLYGLGEVFPIENIYSATKIGKESCFERIVSRFGKKVTYVVIGDGRDEEVAAKQHNMPFWRITNHADLVSLHQALELDFL from the exons GTGAAAAAAGCCAAGATGCAGGAATCCAGAGAACAAAGCTTGAG TCATGTGAGCAACGCAGAAGTCAGCGATCAGAAACCTGAATCTTCAAGCCTTGGTTCAAACCTTCCCATGTCCAGTGAGA ttatgacATGCACTGATTATATCCCAAGGTCATCAAATGATTATACCTCACAAATGTATTCTGCAAA gcCATATGCACATATCCTTTCTGTACCTGTATCGGAAACAATGAGCCCTTACCCTGGTCAGACTCAGTACCAAGCACTACAGCAGTCTCAGCCCTACACCATCTACCCCCAGACCACCCAAACCTACGGACTACCTCCTTTCG CATCAACTACCAATGCCAGTCCAGTCTCTACATCCTCAACTGTTGTCAATATTTCCACTTCAGCAGTAGCCAGCATCTCACAG GAATATCCTACGTACACGATCCTTGGCCAAAGTCAGTACCAGACGTGTTACCCGAGTTCTGGCTTTGGAGTTGTCACACCAGCAGACAGCAACACGGAGAGTACTGCATTAGCAACAACTACGTATCCAACCGAAAAACCAAACGCCATGGTGCCTACGCGGACGGTGCAGAGACATTCCTCCG GAGATGCATCCACAAGTCCTTCATTATCAAGAGCAACAGCAAGCAAAGAGTTAGATGAGCAGGCAAGAAAAAACATCCCTGGGAAGAAcagggggaagaggaaagcagaTACCTCCTCCTCACAGGACAGTGAACTGGAG CGAGTGTTTCTCTGGGACCTGGATGAGACCATCATAATCTTCCATTCACTTCTCACAGGGTCTTATGCTCAAAAATATGGCAAG GATCCAACTCTAGTGATTGGCTCAGGTCTGTCAATGGAGGAGATGATTTTTGAAGTAGCTGATACTCACTTGTTTTTCAATGACTTGGAG gagtgTGACCAGGTACACATAGAAGATGTGGCATCTGATGACAATGGCCAAGATTTAAG CAACTACAATTTCTCCACGGATGGCTTCAGTGGCTCAGGAAGTAACGCAAATCACAGCTCATCAGTTGGTGTCCAGGGTGGAGTGGACTGGATGAGAAAACTGGCCTTCCGCTACCGCAGGGTACGAGAGATCTACGACAAATACAAAACTAATGTTGGAG GGCTTCTTAGCCCGCAGAAGAGGGAAGCTCTGCAGCGACTAAGGACCGATATAGAAGTGCTAACGGATTCCTGGCTGGAAACGGCATTAAAGTCCCTGCTACTCATACAGTCCAG aaaaaactGTGTGAACATCCTGATCACAACCACCCAACTGGTGCCAGCTCTTGCCAAAGTTCTGCTGTATGGATTGGGCGAGGTGTTTCCTATCGAAAATATTTATAGTGCTACAAAAATAG GTAAAGAGAGCTGTTTTGAGAGGATCGTGTCACGATTTGGAAAGAAAGTCACCTATGTGGTGATTGGAGATGGGCGTGACGAAGAGGTTGCAGCTAAGCAG CACAACATGCCTTTCTGGAGGATCACAAATCACGCGGATCTCGTGTCCCTTCACCAAGCCCTCGAGTTAGACTTCCTGTAA
- the EYA3 gene encoding protein phosphatase EYA3 isoform X2, producing MEEPQDLPEQPVKKAKMQESREQSLSHVSNAEVSDQKPESSSLGSNLPMSSEIMTCTDYIPRSSNDYTSQMYSAKPYAHILSVPVSETMSPYPGQTQYQALQQSQPYTIYPQTTQTYGLPPFVILNFTASTTNASPVSTSSTVVNISTSAVASISQEYPTYTILGQSQYQTCYPSSGFGVVTPADSNTESTALATTTYPTEKPNAMVPTRTVQRHSSGDASTSPSLSRATASKELDEQARKNIPGKNRGKRKADTSSSQDSELERVFLWDLDETIIIFHSLLTGSYAQKYGKDPTLVIGSGLSMEEMIFEVADTHLFFNDLEECDQVHIEDVASDDNGQDLSNYNFSTDGFSGSGSNANHSSSVGVQGGVDWMRKLAFRYRRVREIYDKYKTNVGGLLSPQKREALQRLRTDIEVLTDSWLETALKSLLLIQSRKNCVNILITTTQLVPALAKVLLYGLGEVFPIENIYSATKIGKESCFERIVSRFGKKVTYVVIGDGRDEEVAAKQHNMPFWRITNHADLVSLHQALELDFL from the exons GTGAAAAAAGCCAAGATGCAGGAATCCAGAGAACAAAGCTTGAG TCATGTGAGCAACGCAGAAGTCAGCGATCAGAAACCTGAATCTTCAAGCCTTGGTTCAAACCTTCCCATGTCCAGTGAGA ttatgacATGCACTGATTATATCCCAAGGTCATCAAATGATTATACCTCACAAATGTATTCTGCAAA gcCATATGCACATATCCTTTCTGTACCTGTATCGGAAACAATGAGCCCTTACCCTGGTCAGACTCAGTACCAAGCACTACAGCAGTCTCAGCCCTACACCATCTACCCCCAGACCACCCAAACCTACGGACTACCTCCTTTCG TAATTCTTAATTTTACAGCATCAACTACCAATGCCAGTCCAGTCTCTACATCCTCAACTGTTGTCAATATTTCCACTTCAGCAGTAGCCAGCATCTCACAG GAATATCCTACGTACACGATCCTTGGCCAAAGTCAGTACCAGACGTGTTACCCGAGTTCTGGCTTTGGAGTTGTCACACCAGCAGACAGCAACACGGAGAGTACTGCATTAGCAACAACTACGTATCCAACCGAAAAACCAAACGCCATGGTGCCTACGCGGACGGTGCAGAGACATTCCTCCG GAGATGCATCCACAAGTCCTTCATTATCAAGAGCAACAGCAAGCAAAGAGTTAGATGAGCAGGCAAGAAAAAACATCCCTGGGAAGAAcagggggaagaggaaagcagaTACCTCCTCCTCACAGGACAGTGAACTGGAG CGAGTGTTTCTCTGGGACCTGGATGAGACCATCATAATCTTCCATTCACTTCTCACAGGGTCTTATGCTCAAAAATATGGCAAG GATCCAACTCTAGTGATTGGCTCAGGTCTGTCAATGGAGGAGATGATTTTTGAAGTAGCTGATACTCACTTGTTTTTCAATGACTTGGAG gagtgTGACCAGGTACACATAGAAGATGTGGCATCTGATGACAATGGCCAAGATTTAAG CAACTACAATTTCTCCACGGATGGCTTCAGTGGCTCAGGAAGTAACGCAAATCACAGCTCATCAGTTGGTGTCCAGGGTGGAGTGGACTGGATGAGAAAACTGGCCTTCCGCTACCGCAGGGTACGAGAGATCTACGACAAATACAAAACTAATGTTGGAG GGCTTCTTAGCCCGCAGAAGAGGGAAGCTCTGCAGCGACTAAGGACCGATATAGAAGTGCTAACGGATTCCTGGCTGGAAACGGCATTAAAGTCCCTGCTACTCATACAGTCCAG aaaaaactGTGTGAACATCCTGATCACAACCACCCAACTGGTGCCAGCTCTTGCCAAAGTTCTGCTGTATGGATTGGGCGAGGTGTTTCCTATCGAAAATATTTATAGTGCTACAAAAATAG GTAAAGAGAGCTGTTTTGAGAGGATCGTGTCACGATTTGGAAAGAAAGTCACCTATGTGGTGATTGGAGATGGGCGTGACGAAGAGGTTGCAGCTAAGCAG CACAACATGCCTTTCTGGAGGATCACAAATCACGCGGATCTCGTGTCCCTTCACCAAGCCCTCGAGTTAGACTTCCTGTAA